From the genome of Spinacia oleracea cultivar Varoflay chromosome 2, BTI_SOV_V1, whole genome shotgun sequence, one region includes:
- the LOC110802949 gene encoding uncharacterized protein, with protein MDGGGRRQLPSWMMRSTATEGASISETKEENKDGSVKPRTKAIKPQKKVQAKQHDTEVPFTENKENLLKKCETRTRKRKLNKHGEGQDERFPEEEPCLLKPCKESRSKRMSIKHGEDRVDDFLERDTEKQVDGVVSKRARNNVPRIKHSKKFMEEFQNGTAESSPSEDEFTVQDLVSIAEEYVKADREKELQKLKKVEFEPEIRPQLRAHPEIGSEKNLMSYTGNKLVNNQPLSSDSSMTKPLSSEGSSINLSTPRDPCQDMLDLLLGL; from the exons ATGGATGGCGGAGGAAGACGACAGTTGCCATCATGGATGATGAGATCTACTGCTACTGAGGGAGCAAGTATTTCAGAGACgaaagaagaaaataaagatGGTTCTGTAAAGCCTCGTACCAAAGCTATCAAGCCCCAGAAGAAAGTTCAGGCAAAACAGCATGATACAGAGGTCCCATTTACCGAGAATAAAGAAAATTTGCTTAAAAAATGtgaaacaagaacaagaaaaagaaagttAAACAAACATGGCGAAGGTCAAGATGAAAGATTTCCAGAAGAGGAACCATGTTTGCTTAAACCATGTAAAGAAAGTAGAAGCAAAAGAATGTCGATTAAGCATGGTGAAGATCGAGTTGATGACTTTCTTGAACGTGATACAGAGAAGCAAGTTGACGGCGTAGTGAGTAAAAGAGCTCGAAACAATGTTCCCAGGATCAAGCACTCAAAAAAATTCATGGAAGAATTTCAAAATGGAACAGCAGAATCTAGTCCAAGTGAAGATGAGTTTACTGTGCAAGATCTAGTAAGCATTGCCGAAGAG TATGTGAAGGCTGATAGGGAGAAGGAgcttcaaaagttgaaaaaagtCGAATTTGAACCAGAGATCAGGCCTCAACTTAGAGCTCACCCTGAGATTGGATCAGAGAAGAATCTCATGTCTTACACGGGAAATAAGTTGGTTAACAATCAACCACTCTCTTCAGATTCTTCTATGACCAAGCCATTATCCAGTGAAGGAAGCTCTATTAATCTGAGTACTCCTCGCGATCCTTGTCAAGACATGCTTGATTTATTATTGGGTCTCTGA